A section of the Malus sylvestris chromosome 17, drMalSylv7.2, whole genome shotgun sequence genome encodes:
- the LOC126611908 gene encoding probable WRKY transcription factor 3, with amino-acid sequence MTLVSNFFSNDSDDCKSFSQLLAGAMTSQSPRAPGFPQVKERNSSDGDGNSDFRFKQNRPPLMFSVPTSSGFLDSPRIFSPGQGPFVMIHQQALAQVTAQAAALSPSFFNFSTEYSTSFSTAPTTMLTQLPSFTFDIMPLKEIPSGTPDFSMATKESSDISLSDQRSTSRVAECSLCSWKFPDSLLLRPKEGDFLGGSGTISFTCVF; translated from the coding sequence ATGACTCTcgtctccaacttcttctcaAACGACAGTGACGACTGCAAGTCCTTCTCCCAGCTGCTCGCTGGAGCCATGACATCTCAATCTCCGAGGGCCCCGGGGTTCCCTCAGGTCAAGGAGCGAAATTCCAGTGACGGTGATGGAAATTCAGATTTCCGATTCAAGCAGAACAGACCGCCGCTGATGTTTTCGGTCCCGACGTCTTCTGGGTTTCTCGACTCGCCGAGAATCTTCTCACCCGGTCAGGGACCCTTTGTAATGATACACCAGCAGGCCTTAGCACAGGTCACAGCTCAGGCTGCTGCACTctccccatcatttttcaatttctcAACTGAGTATTCAACATCTTTCTCGACAGCACCCACCACAATGTTGACACAACTTCCATCCTTTACTTTTGATATAATGCCACTAAAAGAGATACCGTCTGGAACACCTGACTTTTCCATGGCCACAAAAGAATCATCTGACATTTCCCTTTCAGATCAGAGATCCACTTCGCGTGTGGCGGAATGCTCTCTTTGCTCTTGGAAGTTCCCAGATTCTCTTCTTCTCAGACCAAAGGAGGGCGACTTTTTGGGGGGATCAGGAACAATTTCCTTTACTTGTGTGTTTTGA